The Pseudomonadota bacterium genome contains a region encoding:
- a CDS encoding SDR family NAD(P)-dependent oxidoreductase — translation MRRVLVTGANKGIGLAIVEAVLDNQADAFVLLGSRSAERGRAAVAGLIEKRPSWADRLQLLEIDVASDASVARAAGEVRRRFGVEPEPLYGLVNNAGVGFRSQSLRSTLEVNTLGVQRVCEAFLALMNRRQGRIVNITSASGPNYVSDCSPAWQRFFRDPRIERTALQSLLDDCFSPQDLSARGLSGANPYGLSKACANSYTMLLAREHPHLHINACTPGFIATDMTRPYADSQGGSPAELGMKPPAEGTRAPLHLLFGKLEGNGRYYGSDAQRSPLHRYRAPGTPPYSGD, via the coding sequence GTGCGACGCGTACTCGTCACGGGTGCCAACAAGGGAATCGGCCTGGCTATCGTCGAGGCCGTCTTGGACAACCAGGCCGATGCGTTCGTACTGCTTGGCTCACGCAGCGCAGAGCGAGGCCGGGCCGCGGTTGCCGGCCTCATCGAGAAACGTCCGTCGTGGGCAGACCGCCTTCAGCTGCTGGAGATCGATGTAGCGAGCGATGCCTCCGTCGCTCGGGCCGCCGGGGAGGTCCGCCGCCGCTTCGGTGTCGAGCCAGAGCCCCTGTACGGGCTCGTCAACAACGCCGGGGTGGGGTTCCGGTCGCAAAGCCTGCGCTCTACCCTGGAGGTGAACACCTTGGGGGTCCAACGCGTCTGTGAGGCCTTCCTGGCGCTCATGAATCGAAGGCAGGGACGCATCGTCAACATCACGTCTGCGTCGGGACCGAACTACGTTTCGGACTGCAGCCCAGCGTGGCAACGTTTTTTCCGTGACCCTCGGATCGAGCGGACGGCCTTGCAGAGCCTGCTCGACGATTGCTTCAGCCCGCAGGACCTATCCGCCAGGGGGCTTTCCGGCGCAAACCCCTACGGCCTGTCCAAGGCATGCGCCAACAGCTACACGATGCTTCTGGCCCGGGAACACCCCCATCTGCACATCAACGCTTGCACGCCGGGCTTCATCGCCACCGACATGACGCGGCCCTACGCCGATTCCCAAGGCGGATCGCCCGCGGAGCTGGGGATGAAACCGCCAGCGGAGGGCACGCGCGCGCCCTTGCATCTACTTTTTGGGAAACTGGAGGGTAACGGTCGCTACTACGGCAGCGACGCCCAGCGCAGTCCGCTGCACCGCTATCGGGCCCCGGGCACGCCCCCGTATTCGGGGGACTGA
- a CDS encoding glutathione S-transferase family protein produces the protein MSGESKSVTLYHHPFTRAAGVLAMLEELQLPYTLRFVDLKAGEQRASSFRALNPMGKLPTLVDGDIVVTEAAAIGLYLADRYGYGTLAPAMDDPARGTYLRWSLFAPSVIEPAAYAKGASWEYRAESAGWGEYESMLDSVEHAIGEGPWLLGERFSMADVIFGGTVRYLLHFKMLEPRPRIVDYVGRLSERPALRAAQAKNEALAKEHGLAVG, from the coding sequence ATGAGCGGCGAGTCCAAATCCGTGACACTCTACCACCACCCCTTCACTCGTGCGGCAGGCGTGTTGGCGATGCTCGAGGAGCTGCAGCTGCCGTACACGCTTCGGTTCGTGGACCTGAAGGCTGGCGAGCAGCGGGCCTCCAGCTTTCGGGCGCTGAACCCCATGGGCAAACTGCCCACCCTGGTGGACGGTGACATCGTGGTCACGGAAGCTGCGGCCATCGGTCTGTATTTGGCGGATCGCTACGGTTACGGGACGCTTGCTCCGGCAATGGACGATCCAGCGCGCGGTACCTATTTGCGTTGGAGCCTCTTCGCGCCTTCGGTGATCGAACCGGCCGCGTATGCCAAGGGCGCCAGCTGGGAGTACCGCGCGGAATCGGCCGGCTGGGGTGAGTACGAATCAATGCTCGACAGCGTGGAGCACGCCATCGGCGAGGGTCCATGGCTGTTGGGGGAACGTTTCAGCATGGCAGACGTGATCTTCGGCGGTACCGTACGCTATCTGCTTCACTTCAAGATGCTCGAGCCTCGTCCCCGCATCGTGGATTACGTCGGACGCTTGTCGGAGCGCCCCGCCTTGCGGGCGGCGCAGGCAAAGAACGAGGCGCTGGCAAAGGAGCACGGTCTGGCGGTGGGGTGA
- a CDS encoding DASS family sodium-coupled anion symporter, with the protein MSGIVPQTVASRGVGIWVALALAVPLVCERLAGRSDGSLAIFLTVVVLWFTELLPLAVTGLLVPVLAVLYGALDVQQAFAPFGNQILFLFVGSFFLAKAMQKHGWDRRLVYMILSRRTFFRSLSSVCWTVSGVSFALSMWISNTAACAIVAPLAVGIVETLRDALPSSEDAERFSTRLLLTAAFGASIGGIATPVGSPPNLLAIQFLAQEGVHIEFLDWMVFGLPIALLMLIALQALMSLKFRLPDVHVEDVSNVFRQRLDAMGALSAAQLQVGLCFGLAIVLWLLPGLGKAVLADAAAASLLSRSLPMGVVALLCSVLLFCLSYRSGEHRQRNLVWDDVRSIDWGTILLFGGGLCMGRVLMGSGLAEQMGRLAFANVGTSLLIAGSAAVAFSIVMSELSSNTASTSIVVPVLLASFGTAAPEVILPLVVAAAVGASYGFMLPVSTPPNAIVYGTGRVKLRDMIQTGLLFDLTGCALICFFLLWLFPALGVF; encoded by the coding sequence GTGAGCGGCATCGTGCCACAAACCGTCGCAAGCCGCGGCGTCGGAATCTGGGTCGCGCTCGCGCTCGCGGTCCCGCTGGTTTGCGAGCGCCTCGCCGGAAGAAGCGACGGGTCGCTGGCCATTTTCCTGACGGTCGTTGTCTTGTGGTTCACCGAGCTGTTACCGCTGGCAGTGACCGGTCTGCTCGTCCCTGTGCTCGCCGTTCTCTATGGGGCACTCGACGTTCAACAGGCCTTCGCTCCGTTCGGAAACCAGATCCTGTTTCTCTTTGTCGGGAGCTTCTTTCTGGCCAAGGCAATGCAGAAGCACGGCTGGGACAGGCGGCTGGTGTACATGATTCTGAGCCGGCGGACCTTCTTCCGCTCACTCTCGTCCGTGTGCTGGACGGTATCCGGTGTCTCGTTTGCGTTGAGCATGTGGATTTCGAACACGGCTGCTTGTGCGATCGTGGCGCCGCTGGCCGTGGGTATCGTGGAGACCCTGCGCGATGCGCTGCCCAGTAGTGAGGACGCTGAACGCTTCAGCACGCGGCTGCTGCTAACCGCCGCCTTCGGGGCCAGCATCGGGGGCATTGCCACGCCCGTGGGCTCTCCCCCCAACCTGCTCGCCATCCAGTTTCTGGCGCAAGAGGGTGTGCACATCGAGTTCCTCGACTGGATGGTGTTCGGCCTGCCGATCGCGTTGCTCATGTTGATCGCGCTACAAGCGTTGATGTCGCTGAAATTCAGGCTTCCCGACGTGCACGTCGAGGATGTCTCCAACGTCTTTCGCCAAAGGCTGGATGCGATGGGGGCCCTCAGCGCGGCGCAGCTGCAGGTAGGCTTGTGCTTCGGCTTGGCCATTGTCCTTTGGTTGTTGCCCGGACTTGGCAAGGCCGTGTTGGCGGACGCCGCAGCGGCCAGCTTGCTATCGCGGAGTCTGCCCATGGGTGTAGTAGCCTTGCTGTGCTCTGTGTTGCTCTTCTGCCTTTCGTACCGGTCGGGCGAGCACCGCCAGCGCAACCTGGTATGGGACGACGTCAGGTCGATCGACTGGGGGACCATCCTCCTGTTTGGAGGGGGCCTGTGCATGGGGCGCGTACTGATGGGATCGGGCCTTGCCGAGCAGATGGGTCGACTGGCATTTGCCAACGTTGGCACCAGCTTGTTGATCGCGGGCTCTGCCGCCGTCGCCTTCTCGATCGTCATGAGCGAGCTGAGCTCGAACACGGCCTCCACGTCGATCGTCGTACCGGTCCTGCTCGCCAGCTTTGGCACGGCCGCGCCGGAGGTTATCCTCCCCCTCGTTGTCGCCGCTGCAGTAGGCGCGAGCTACGGCTTCATGCTGCCTGTTTCGACGCCACCAAACGCCATCGTCTACGGGACTGGGCGGGTGAAGCTCCGAGACATGATCCAGACCGGCCTCCTGTTCGATCTGACGGGGTGCGCGCTGATCTGCTTCTTTCTGCTGTGGCTATTCCCTGCTCTTGGGGTGTTCTAG
- a CDS encoding Bax inhibitor-1 family protein, with protein MTYGIASAPAVASVDIDTRARFINRTYGHLFGAIVAFTLFEVALFKTGLAARLFQLMAGSSWLLWLGAFMVVSWLASRVAHNSASMGAQYAALGGFVAAEGIVFAPLLYVAEFSAGGGVIQNAAYLTVLGFAGLTAIAVMTRKDFSFLGGILRWVALCALGLIVAGALFGFSLGIFFTIGMIAFAGAAILYDTSNVLYHYPESRYVGASLQLFASIALLFWYLLQLLMSSRD; from the coding sequence ATGACGTACGGCATCGCTAGCGCTCCCGCTGTTGCTTCGGTCGACATCGATACACGGGCGCGGTTCATCAACCGAACCTACGGGCACCTGTTTGGTGCAATCGTCGCTTTCACGCTGTTCGAAGTTGCCTTGTTCAAGACCGGCCTCGCCGCGCGCCTCTTTCAGCTCATGGCGGGCAGCAGTTGGCTGTTGTGGCTGGGCGCCTTCATGGTCGTGAGCTGGCTGGCGAGCCGAGTTGCCCACAATTCGGCGTCGATGGGTGCCCAGTATGCTGCGTTGGGCGGGTTCGTAGCTGCCGAAGGCATCGTATTCGCGCCGCTGCTGTACGTCGCCGAGTTCTCGGCCGGGGGCGGGGTCATTCAGAACGCGGCCTATCTTACGGTGCTCGGGTTTGCCGGGCTGACCGCGATTGCCGTAATGACTCGCAAGGATTTCTCGTTCTTGGGAGGTATACTGCGCTGGGTCGCCCTGTGCGCGTTGGGCTTGATCGTGGCCGGGGCCTTGTTCGGTTTCAGTCTGGGTATCTTCTTCACGATCGGGATGATCGCCTTTGCAGGCGCGGCCATCCTCTACGACACCTCGAACGTGCTCTACCACTATCCCGAAAGCCGCTACGTTGGAGCCTCCCTGCAGCTGTTCGCGTCGATCGCCCTGCTGTTCTGGTATTTGCTGCAGCTGCTCATGAGCAGCCGGGATTAG